From the genome of Eucalyptus grandis isolate ANBG69807.140 chromosome 2, ASM1654582v1, whole genome shotgun sequence, one region includes:
- the LOC104449843 gene encoding uncharacterized protein LOC104449843 isoform X1 — translation MAANHRNEASGGCVGGRGESVVVEGGVECGRPGSFFEYCRSPNGSAVSHGWATSLSAYESVVDSNIPFFNVVIEMTDVGHETWSCKKAQIMRLEILIMYNCTKKQSTRKISWDCSLNILTSCTSLAFASGFMTSCKGDDCCTIRIRSLQ, via the exons ATGGCGGCCAATCATCGCAACGAGGCGAGCGGCGGCTGCGTCGGCGGAAGGGGGGAGTCGGTGGTCGTGGAGGGCGGCGTGGAGTGCGGCCGGCCGGGGAGCTTCTTCGAGTACTGCAGATCGCCAAATGGGTCCGCCGTTTCTCACG GATGGGCCACTAGTTTGTCTGCTTATGAAAGCGTTGTGGATTCAAATATTCCTTTCTTTAATGTTGTTATTGAGATGACTGATGTTGGTCACG AAACTTGGTCGTGTAAGAAAGCCCAGATTATGAGGCTTGAAATTCTAATCATGTATAATTGCACCAAAAAGCAGAGCACACGCAAGATATCATGGGATTGCTCTTTAAATATATTGACATCTTGCACCAGTCTGGCGTTTGCGAGTGGATTTATGACGAG CTGTAAGGGAGACGATTGTTGCACAATCAGGATAAGATCTCTCCAATGA
- the LOC104449843 gene encoding uncharacterized protein LOC104449843 isoform X2: protein MAANHRNEASGGCVGGRGESVVVEGGVECGRPGSFFEYCRSPNGSAVSHGWATSLSAYESVVDSNIPFFNVVIEMTDVGHETWSCKKAQIMRLEILIMYNCTKKQSTRKISWDCSLNILTSCTSLAFASGFMTRLQL, encoded by the exons ATGGCGGCCAATCATCGCAACGAGGCGAGCGGCGGCTGCGTCGGCGGAAGGGGGGAGTCGGTGGTCGTGGAGGGCGGCGTGGAGTGCGGCCGGCCGGGGAGCTTCTTCGAGTACTGCAGATCGCCAAATGGGTCCGCCGTTTCTCACG GATGGGCCACTAGTTTGTCTGCTTATGAAAGCGTTGTGGATTCAAATATTCCTTTCTTTAATGTTGTTATTGAGATGACTGATGTTGGTCACG AAACTTGGTCGTGTAAGAAAGCCCAGATTATGAGGCTTGAAATTCTAATCATGTATAATTGCACCAAAAAGCAGAGCACACGCAAGATATCATGGGATTGCTCTTTAAATATATTGACATCTTGCACCAGTCTGGCGTTTGCGAGTGGATTTATGACGAG ATTGCAGCTGTAA
- the LOC104449843 gene encoding uncharacterized protein LOC104449843 isoform X3 translates to MAANHRNEASGGCVGGRGESVVVEGGVECGRPGSFFEYCRSPNGSAVSHGWATSLSAYESVVDSNIPFFNVVIEMTDVGHETWSCKKAQIMRLEILIMYNCTKKQSTRKISWDCSLNILTSCTSLAFASGFMTR, encoded by the exons ATGGCGGCCAATCATCGCAACGAGGCGAGCGGCGGCTGCGTCGGCGGAAGGGGGGAGTCGGTGGTCGTGGAGGGCGGCGTGGAGTGCGGCCGGCCGGGGAGCTTCTTCGAGTACTGCAGATCGCCAAATGGGTCCGCCGTTTCTCACG GATGGGCCACTAGTTTGTCTGCTTATGAAAGCGTTGTGGATTCAAATATTCCTTTCTTTAATGTTGTTATTGAGATGACTGATGTTGGTCACG AAACTTGGTCGTGTAAGAAAGCCCAGATTATGAGGCTTGAAATTCTAATCATGTATAATTGCACCAAAAAGCAGAGCACACGCAAGATATCATGGGATTGCTCTTTAAATATATTGACATCTTGCACCAGTCTGGCGTTTGCGAGTGGATTTATGACGAG GTAG